One segment of Ureibacillus thermophilus DNA contains the following:
- a CDS encoding DUF2929 family protein — MQYIMSFIWGIMLISMLSYVVGSILGVTTFDLTTALVIAVIFMILVWIIAALIPSESPKDLKEEH, encoded by the coding sequence ATGCAATATATTATGTCATTCATTTGGGGAATTATGTTAATTTCCATGTTGAGCTACGTAGTTGGTTCCATTTTAGGAGTAACAACTTTCGATCTTACAACTGCTTTAGTAATCGCTGTAATCTTCATGATTCTCGTTTGGATTATCGCTGCACTTATCCCTAGCGAATCTCCAAAAGATCTTAAAGAAGAACATTAA